One stretch of Luteitalea sp. DNA includes these proteins:
- a CDS encoding DEAD/DEAH box helicase, with amino-acid sequence MSSLGLARQHGDKDRALAEAVDRLGPHVPDLGQALVVRGGNAAVTAIRRDPAAEARLVPFPGALDERLQQGLARRGITQAYSHQAEAIEHILADRHVVIVTPTASGKTLCYNGPVLNAILRDASARALYLFPTKALAQDQLAELHGLASLVGDGADMEIGVHTYDGDTPQDARRSIRTKAHVVLSNPDMLHSGILPHHPRWAKLFENLRYVVIDELHAYRGVFGSHLANIMRRLQRICRHYGSSPVFICASATIANPRELASRLTDREFVLVDQNGAPHGEKLFVFVNPPVVNAQLGIRRSYLAETRRAALEFLKRHLQIIVFAQSRLATEILTTYLKDAVPGLPGTVDPVRGYRGGYLPQRRREIERGLRDGVVRAVVSTNALELGIDIGALDVCVMAGYPGTIASTWQRAGRAGRRSGRSAAVLVASSAPLDQFIVRHPDYFFESSPEHALVNPDNPHIFVDHLKCAAFELPFSTDEQFGGTTAPTQDVLGVLAEEGFVHEADGRWHWTDESYPADAVSLRSVSSDNFVVVDTTGAAPQVIGETDYTSAFSTLHEKAIYIVEGQLYQVERLDIEGRKAYVRDVDCDYYTDAITYTKVTILDEAEESTVTAASHAHGDVHVVSRVVGFKKIRFYTSENVGSGELDLPEQPMHTTSYWLRIPGEVLGSLPYSADDRRDGVGGLATAMRAIAQLLLMCDRQDLGLSIDSGGPGTGGAEAYVFLYDNYPGGIGLSTPLFQMRERVLTDARDLVRSCPCETGCPSCVGPVGELGPRAKQVALELLDRLMDMNQDARDAIPF; translated from the coding sequence ATCGCGCGCTGGCGGAGGCGGTGGATCGTCTGGGGCCCCATGTCCCGGACCTGGGCCAGGCGCTGGTCGTTCGGGGCGGGAACGCCGCCGTAACCGCCATCCGTCGCGACCCGGCTGCCGAGGCGCGGCTCGTCCCGTTCCCTGGCGCGCTGGACGAGCGTCTGCAGCAGGGTTTGGCGCGCCGGGGAATCACACAGGCCTATTCGCACCAGGCTGAGGCGATCGAGCACATCCTCGCCGACCGCCATGTCGTCATCGTTACCCCCACGGCCTCGGGCAAGACGCTCTGCTACAACGGACCGGTTTTGAACGCTATCCTGCGCGACGCCTCGGCACGAGCGCTGTACCTCTTCCCGACGAAGGCACTGGCGCAGGACCAGCTCGCGGAGCTGCATGGCCTCGCCTCGCTCGTCGGCGACGGGGCGGATATGGAGATTGGCGTGCACACCTACGACGGTGACACGCCGCAGGACGCGCGCCGATCGATTCGCACGAAGGCGCACGTGGTGCTCAGCAACCCCGACATGCTGCATTCGGGCATCCTGCCGCATCATCCGCGCTGGGCGAAGCTGTTCGAGAACCTGCGCTACGTGGTCATCGACGAGCTGCACGCGTACCGTGGCGTGTTTGGCAGCCACCTCGCCAACATCATGCGGCGCTTGCAGCGCATCTGTCGTCACTACGGCTCGAGCCCGGTGTTCATTTGCGCATCGGCAACCATCGCCAACCCCCGCGAGCTCGCGTCGCGGCTGACCGACCGCGAGTTCGTGCTCGTGGACCAGAACGGCGCGCCGCATGGTGAGAAGCTGTTCGTCTTCGTCAACCCTCCGGTCGTCAACGCGCAGCTGGGTATTCGCCGCTCCTATCTCGCCGAGACGCGGCGCGCGGCGCTCGAATTCCTCAAGCGTCATCTCCAGATCATCGTCTTTGCCCAGAGTCGCCTGGCGACCGAGATCCTGACAACCTATCTGAAGGACGCCGTGCCTGGGCTGCCTGGCACGGTTGATCCGGTGCGCGGATATCGTGGCGGCTACCTTCCGCAGCGGCGGCGGGAAATCGAGCGGGGGCTACGCGACGGCGTCGTGCGTGCGGTGGTGTCCACCAACGCGCTCGAGCTCGGCATCGACATCGGGGCGCTCGATGTCTGCGTCATGGCGGGCTACCCGGGGACGATTGCCTCCACGTGGCAGCGCGCTGGACGTGCGGGCCGTCGTTCCGGGCGTTCCGCTGCGGTGCTCGTCGCGTCGAGCGCGCCGCTCGATCAGTTCATCGTCCGGCACCCGGACTATTTCTTCGAGTCGTCGCCGGAACATGCCCTCGTCAATCCAGACAATCCGCACATCTTCGTCGATCATCTCAAATGCGCGGCATTCGAGCTTCCATTTTCAACCGACGAACAGTTTGGCGGGACGACGGCTCCAACGCAGGATGTCCTCGGCGTGCTCGCCGAGGAGGGCTTCGTGCACGAGGCCGACGGACGGTGGCATTGGACCGACGAGTCGTACCCAGCCGACGCCGTCAGCTTACGCTCGGTCTCGTCGGACAACTTCGTCGTGGTCGACACGACCGGCGCCGCGCCCCAGGTGATCGGCGAGACAGACTATACGAGCGCGTTTTCAACGTTGCACGAAAAGGCCATCTACATCGTGGAAGGTCAGCTCTATCAGGTGGAGCGTCTCGACATCGAAGGGCGAAAAGCGTATGTCCGCGACGTGGACTGCGACTACTACACGGATGCCATTACGTACACGAAGGTGACGATTCTCGATGAGGCCGAGGAGAGCACGGTCACGGCCGCGAGCCATGCGCACGGTGACGTGCACGTCGTCTCACGCGTGGTCGGCTTCAAGAAGATTCGCTTTTACACGAGCGAGAATGTGGGCTCTGGCGAGCTGGATCTGCCGGAACAGCCGATGCACACGACGTCGTACTGGCTCCGGATCCCCGGAGAGGTACTTGGCTCGCTGCCGTACTCTGCTGATGACCGGCGGGACGGCGTTGGCGGCTTGGCCACGGCGATGCGCGCGATTGCGCAACTGCTCCTGATGTGCGATCGACAAGACCTCGGCCTGTCGATCGACAGCGGCGGTCCAGGTACGGGTGGGGCTGAGGCGTACGTGTTTCTGTACGACAACTATCCGGGTGGCATCGGCTTGAGCACGCCGCTCTTTCAGATGCGCGAGCGTGTGCTGA